One Spinacia oleracea cultivar Varoflay chromosome 4, BTI_SOV_V1, whole genome shotgun sequence DNA segment encodes these proteins:
- the LOC110786202 gene encoding probable RNA helicase SDE3, giving the protein MSVCGDKSDDEYSVIGDKGEMGFIDYQNQSSVCSYDPYEDGPVVISVPFPSVEHKPQSIFVDEVAADSITIKNTTSDSVELWRIQIYASNPEDSFKLSLMEPSKPGFVGFSSLEDRILQPLKTLTVWLSCKPTDIGMYTCIVHFDVGDDRIERVVFLLAEDSISKALASKKPYQRGRKKANFVMDSYVQGVRPARPSCRGFRPRLPSYEIPKEIREVIENKQVPDAILEGLSRKNYVPFFRTLLVMEELRLEQDIQAYNMENVSMRSKGRQFLTLEVLGLAERRPSLVHGDSVYARLASGEVDDNPVYEGCIHRVEADQVYLKFADEFHHRHNDRNFYNIRFMYNRVSMRRLYHAIEGAEKVHKAFLFPSESLVKRQITPAPMVPISSKLNEEQLNAVEMVLGCRGGVPYMINGPPGTGKTMTLVEVILQLYKTRKNSRILICASSNCAADHILDKILKERNIKIRENEIFRLNASSRPVEDMNPDYMQFCYFEHSIFRCPPLEALLHYRVIITTYMSSVNLHAEGVRQGHFSHIILDEAGQASEPETLVSISSLCQNNTVVVLAGDPMQLGPVIFSQDAKKHGLGKSYLERLFECDLYSEGDEGYVTTLRRNYRSHSEILCLPSELFYNGELMACYKPMNSTSWEDLLPNKEFPILFTGIQAYDEREGDNPSWFNRTEASMVVKFIKKLIERDVSESEIGVITPYRQQVAKIKTALENGDINDIKIGSVEQFQGQEREVIIISTVRSTVKHDEFDRVHYLGFLSNPKRFNVAITRARSLLVIIGNPHIICKDPFWAKLLWRCVDNNAYEGCSLPERQGFSEETPLEGEGSHAADQDNRNNYSYEDCSIPHGESNNDNFSAVDGWCLDAPVVQQNGAELSWENDTSKPVKGEEEWSDGWTLDAPVVQQNGAEWSLDAPAPQQNGAEWTLDAPVVQQNGAEPSSEVDTLKPVKGEGECSDGWSLEAPSVQEDGPELSWENDIPIPVKDEDEWSDGWK; this is encoded by the exons ATGAGTGTCTGTGGTGACAAATCGGATGATGAGTATTCTGTCATTGGAGACAAAGGGGAGATGGGATTTATTGATTATCAGAATCAGAGCTCTGTTTGTAGCTATGATCCATATGAGGATGGCCCAGTTGTTATTTCTGTGCCTTTTCCATCTGTTGAACATAAGCCTCAATCAATTTTTGTCGATGAGGTTGCAGCTGATTCAATAACCATTAAAAACACAACCAGCGATTCTGTAGAACTTTGGAGGATCCAAATATATGCTTCAAACCCTGAAGATTCTTTCAAACTTTCGTTGATGGAGCCTTCCAAACCAGGGTTTGTGGGCTTTTCTTCTTTGGAAGACCGGATACTTCAACCACTTAAAACGTTGACAGTTTGGTTATCTTGCAAGCCTACAGATATTGGGATGTACACATGCATTGTCCACTTTGACGTTGGGGATGATAGGATAGAGCGTGTGGTCTTTCTCTTGGCAGAAGATAGTATCTCTAAAGCTTTAGCTTCGAAGAAGCCGTATCAAAGGGGAAGGAAAAAGGCAAATTTTGTTATGGATTCCTATGTTCAAGGCGTACGCCCAGCAAGGCCAAGCTGCCGCGGTTTCCGTCCTAGGCTTCCTAGTTATGAGATACCAAAAGAAATCAGAGAAGTTATAGAGAATAAGCAGGTTCCAGATGCTATCTTAGAAGGGCTATCAAGGAAGAACTATGTACCTTTCTTCAGAACACTACTTGTTATGGAAGAACTGCGCTTGGAG CAAGATATACAGGCTTATAACATGGAGAATGTCTCTATGAGGAGCAAGGGCCGTCAGTTCTTAACACTGGAGGTCCTAGGCTTGGCTGAAAGAAGACCTTCACTAGTGCATGGAGATTCCGTCTACGCCAGACTTGCTTCCGGAGAGGTTGATGACAATCCTGTTTATGAG GGTTGTATACACCGCGTAGAGGCTGATCAAGTATATCTGAAATTTGCTGATGAATTCCACCATCGTCACAACGATCGTAATTTTTATAACATCAGATTTATGTACAATCGTGTCAGTATGAGAAGACTATATCATGCTATTGAAGGTGCAGAAAAAGTACATAAAGCCTTCCTCTTTCCATCTGAGTCTTTAGTGAAGAGGCAGATTACACCAGCCCCAATGGTGCCAATATCTAGTAAGCTCAATGAGGAGCAACTGAATGCTGTTGAAATGGTTCTAGGATGTCGAGGGGGAGTCCCATATATGATAAATGGGCCACCAGGTACTGGTAAAACAATGACACTGGTAGAAGTGATCCTCCAACTTTACAAAACCCGCAAAAATTCTCGGATTTTAATCTGTGCCTCTTCCAACTGTGCCGCAGACCATATACTGGACAAAATTCTGAAAGAGAGGAACATTAAAATCCgggaaaatgaaattttcaggCTCAATGCGAGCAGTCGCCCAGTTGAAGATATGAACCCTGATTATATGCAATTTTGTTATTTTGAGCACTCTATTTTCCGGTGTCCTCCGCTCGAGGCACTGTTGCATTATAGAGTCATTATAACAACATATATGAGTTCTGTCAATCTTCATGCAGAAGGGGTTAGGCAGGGCCACTTCTCTCACATAATTCTTGATGAGGCAGGCCAGGCCTCAGAACCAGAAACCCTTGTTTCCATTTCTAGCCTCTGCCAGAATAATACTGTGGTTGTTCTTGCTGGAGATCCAATGCAACTAGGCCCTGTCATATTTTCCCAAGATGCAAAGAAACACGGATTAGGAAAATCATATTTGGAAAGGCTGTTTGAATGTGATCTCTATAGTGAAGGGGATGAAGGTTATGTGACAACACTTCGGCGGAACTACCGATCCCACTCTGAAATCCTGTGTCTGCCTTCAGAATTATTTTACAATGGAGAATTGATGGCATGCTACAAACCCATGAACTCCACATCTTGGGAAGATCTCCTTCCTAATAAGGAATTTCCCATTCTTTTTACTGGTATCCAAGCGTATGATGAGAGGGAAGGAGATAACCCCTCATGGTTCAATCGCACTGAGGCTAGCATGGTAGTTAAGTTTATCAAGAAGCTCATAGAAAGGGATGTTAGTGAAAGCGAAATCGGTGTGATTACACCTTACAGGCAGCAAGTAGCCAAAATTAAAACCGCTCTTGAAAATGGCGATATCAATGATATCAAGATTGGTAGTGTTGAGCAGTTTCAAGGACAAGAGAGGGAAGTGATTATTATATCCACTGTCCGATCAACTGTTAAACATGATGAATTTGACAGAGTCCATTATTTAGGATTTCTTAGCAATCCAAAGAGGTTTAATGTTGCCAtcacccgagccagatctttgCTTGTCATTATCGGGAACCCACATATTATCTGTAAG GATCCTTTCTGGGCAAAGCTTCTGTGGCGTTGCGTAGACAACAATGCATATGAGGGTTGTTCTCTTCCCGAAAGACAGGGGTTCAGTGAGGAGACTCCGTTAGAGGGCGAAGGGTCTCATGCTGCAGACCAAGATAATCGCAACAACTACTCTTACGAGGATTGTTCTATTCCTCACGGTGAAAGCAATAATGATAACTTTTCGGCAGTGGATGGATGGTGTCTTGATGCACCTGTAGTGCAACAGAATGGTGCAGAACTATCTTGGGAAAATGATACTTCTAAACCTGTCAAAGGTGAGGAGGAATGGTCTGATGGATGGACTCTTGATGCACCTGTGGTGCAACAGAATGGTGCAGAATGGTCTCTTGATGCACCTGCGCCGCAACAGAATGGTGCAGAATGGACTCTTGATGCACCTGTGGTGCAACAGAATGGTGCAGAGCCATCTTCGGAAGTTGATACTCTTAAACCTGTCAAGGGTGAAGGCGAATGCTCAGACGGATGGTCTCTTGAAGCCCCTTCGGTGCAAGAGGATGGTCCAGAGCTATCCTGGGAAAATGATATTCCTATACCTGTTAAGGATGAAGATGAATGGTCTGACGGCTGGAAGtga
- the LOC110786203 gene encoding root phototropism protein 3-like, which yields MKNKLLVFGQEKATMVGRRSSDKRSSVSGEKHNRCVIVPFAVDIVAEAIERKDTNWFVRTKVSSNLVVQIGKKSKFHLHILPMISRSAYLNRIVFEKKNAGMSINSLTVELNNLPGGAEIFELIVEFCYGWKVELTANNVAPLYCAANHLEMVDDLEVGNLISRTETFLSFIIFSSWKDTFHVLKTCETISSYARDLQIQRRCSESIAWKVCTDPTAISLGNDELQCFNFCVENHTDYSYEKQVAENWWFEDVSSLRIDHFIEVVAFIRKKGVKPKVLGSCIAYWTAKWLSRMSFGVQIPTSKTINHQVRRVIVESLIRIIPVEENSVPCNFLLHLLKLGSMMKIDASLLSNLEKRIASDLEDCQPLDLLVKNYGESETLYDVNIVARVVDAYVSLSSRNSTSKIFVVARLIDRFLAVIARDKNLPVDGFRMLAEIFLKNVRYSDDNLYRAIDRYLKTHPDMTEKEREEVCRAMEYHKLSQEAREHAMKNDRLPLNISTQFILLQQVNMVKSMVNERSMYRRTKAQMIVNKQSECFKIQKQMKIMKQEVESLKIELSKVQLCKANIKRLVRKL from the exons ATGAAAAACAAATTGCTCGTATTTGGGCAAGAGAAAGCCACTATGGTAGGGAGGCGAAGTTCTGACAAGAGAAGTTCTGTATCTGGGGAAAAGCATAACCGTTGTGTGATTGTTCCATTTGCAGTTGATATTGTTGCAGAAGCTATAGAAAGAAAAGACACTAATTG GTTTGTTCGGACAAAAGTATCAAGCAATCTGGTCGTACAAATTGGAAAGAAGAGCAAATTCCACTTACACATT CTTCCTATGATATCAAGAAGTGCATATTTGAATAGAATTGTGTTCGAGAAGAAAAATGCTGGCATGAGTATTAACAGCTTAACTGTGGAACTAAACAACCTTCCGGGTGGAGCAGAGATATTCGAGCTGATAGTAGAGTTCTGTTATGGTTGGAAGGTTGAGCTAACAGCCAATAATGTTGCACCATTATACTGTGCAGCAAACCACTTGGAAATGGTTGATGATCTGGAAGTCGGTAACCTCATTTCCAGGACCGAAACATTCTTAAGCTTCATAATATTTTCTTCCTGGAAAGACACATTTCATGTTCTGAAAACCTGTGAAACAATCTCTTCATATGCTAGAGATTTACAAATCCAGAGAAGGTGTTCTGAGTCAATTGCTTGGAAAGTTTGTACAGACCCAACAGCGATTTCTCTTGGCAATGATGAGTTACAATGCTTCAATTTTTGTGTGGAAAACCACACTGATTATTCATATGAGAAACAAGTAGCAGAGAATTGGTGGTTTGAAGATGTTTCATCTCTTCGAATTGATCATTTCATTGAAGTGGTGGCCTTTATTAGGAAGAAAGGAGTTAAACCAAAGGTTTTGGGATCCTGCATAGCTTACTGGACAGCTAAATGGCTATCGCGAATGTCTTTTGGGGTTCAAATACCAACCAGTAAAACCATAAACCACCAAGTGAGAAGGGTGATTGTTGAGAGCTTAATCAGGATAATTCCTGTTGAGGAAAACTCAGTACCTTGCAATTTCTTGCTTCATCTTTTAAAGCttggttcgatgatgaaaatcGATGCCAGTTTATTGTCTAATCTGGAGAAAAGAATCGCGTCAGACTTGGAGGATTGTCAACCATTAGACCTCTTGGTTAAGAATTATGGAGAAAGTGAGACTTTGTATGATGTCAACATTGTTGCAAGGGTAGTGGATGCTTATGTTTCACTTTCTTCGAGGAATTCTACATCGAAGATCTTTGTAGTTGCAAGGCTGATAGACAGGTTTCTTGCAGTTATAGCAAGGGACAAAAACCTTCCAGTTGATGGTTTTCGAATGCTTGCAGAAATATTTCTaaagaatgttcgttactctgACGACAATCTCTACAGAGCCATTGATAGATATCTCAAG ACACACCCAGACATgacagagaaagagagagaagaggTATGCAGAGCCATGGAATACCATAAGCTATCACAAGAAGCACGTGAGCACGCGATGAAGAATGACAGACTGCCATTGAATATAAGCACACAATTTATCCTTCTTCAGCAAGTGAATATGGTGAAGTCCATGGTAAATGAAAGGTCAATGTATCGAAGAACAAAAGCACAGATGATTGTCAACAAGCAAAGCGAATGCTTTAAGATTCAAAAGCAGATGAAGATTATGAAACAAGAGGTTGAAAGCTTGAAGATTGAGCTGAGTAAGGTGCAACTTTGCAAAGCCAATATCAAAAGGCTGGTTAGGAAGTTGTGA